The sequence below is a genomic window from Raphanus sativus cultivar WK10039 unplaced genomic scaffold, ASM80110v3 Scaffold1354, whole genome shotgun sequence.
GATTTAGGAAGTTATTGTTTTGGGGCTTTTGGTTGGAGTGTAGTAAAAGTTTTTGATTGTAAATTatcatttgaaaaattaaacatCTTAGTGTAATTTTTTCTTGGATTTTGATGGTTAAACAAtatagatttttgttttatatatttgcaTTATTAATTTGGTGatgactttttaaaattttttcttTGGTGTTAAAAGGAAACCATTACTTTTGTATAGTATTTAGAAGTTGACTAGAGAATAGTCAAACTTTTTAAAGGAAACCATTTTTGACATTGTTcaaagttgatttttttttttgagaaaacaaGAATGTTGAATAATAATTTGTcattaatactccctctgttccacattatgtgatgttttaggttattacacatagattaagaaaacacatatttttatgtaatttgtcttggtaacataaaaatatattaaataaaattagtttaaccaataataaaaaagtacaatattttataattggtcataaaattcaaatcatatttaattctacctagattagtgagaatatcacttaaaatgggacaaaataaaaatcctaaaacatcacttaaagtgggacagagggagtattagaCTTGTAATTATATTGGGGTCCCACAGAACTTTTAAACGTGAACGTGGACTACTACATACGACGACGTATAAAACAATAATCTACGTCTAACCATCATCGTCATCTGCTGTCTCCTTCTCATTTCTCAATTCCAAAAATGTATTAATGCCAAATTTCTTCAGTTTCGATTtctcctaaaaaaaaaaaaaccaaatttgACTTCAAAAAACCCCTAAAACGATGCTGATCGCTCGACGGTGACTGACTGATCGCAAAAAAATCTTCCTCCGTGAGGTTTTAACAAGATGACGAGGAAATCGGTGTCGTCGCGCCGCGGCGTCGTGTGGCTCGGGTGGAAGCTCGTGATCGCCTTCTCCGTCTCCCTGTGCCTTCTCGCTCTCCTCAGGATCCAAATGCAGTACCGTTCCCCCGTCACGACGACACTCTCCGTGGCGGCGGGATCTCGTGATGATATCACGCTCCGTGATTACTACTACTCCGGCGACCGTCGTCGTCCGAAGGTCGCTTTCCTTTTCTTAGCTCGGCGTGATCTCCCGCTTGACTTTCTATGGGATAGTTTCTTCAAGGTTCTAAGaactgaatatatattttgattatagcTAATGTCACTGTCATATTCTAAATTTGGAAAGAACAAAAAGTAATTGCTGTTTCTGGCAGGGTGTTGATGAGGCGAATTTCTCTGTTTATGTACATTCAGTACCTGGTTTCGTGTTTAATGAGGAAACCACCAGATCCAAGTTTTTCTATTATCGTCAGTTGAACAATAGCATCAAGGTGAGTCTTGTTCAGTATCAGCAGAGATGTAAAGGAAAATTAAGCCTTTGGATTGGGACATTTGTTAACTCTTCTTAGGAATTATTATGGTGGATGAATCTCTAAACTAAGGGTGTCACTGTTATAGGTAAAATGGGGAGAATCCAGCATGATTGCGGCTGAGAGATTGTTGTTTGCTTCTGCTTTAGAGGATCACTCAAATCAAAGATTTGTTCTTCTCTCTGACAGGTCCGCTTCTCTGACAACTATTACTACTCATCTAATTGCTTTTCCCTTTGCTGGATTTTGCATTTTTCTTACACGTCCTTGATTTGATATTCCCTTCCAATGGCTTGTTTACTCTATGTTTGCATATGAGATTAGTCGGCAGTATATGGTTAGTCAATTACAGTATCTCTTGGTTTTTAGATGTGAACTTGCTAATGCAGGAGCGGTCTTGTGCTTTACAGAgcacacatacatatatatatgtatatatatatatgttctcaCACTCTAAGCATTTTGCTTGTACCTTAGTTTAGTGCATTTGACTtccagtatatatatatgattatgaaATTATTTCTTCACATTGCTTCTATTTTCTGTTTTGCAGATGTGCTCCGTTATATGACTTTGACTATATATACAGATATGTTATCTCGTCACCGAGGAGTTTTGTGGATAGGTAGATTGGaagtctagtttttttttttttttagttttctcaGTACTAATAAATATGTTACTGGAACAATTTGACTTTACGGCCTGATGATAGCTGGTGTATAGTAAGTGGAGTTTTCTAGATGTTGATAACTGTGTTTCTCTCTGTTTTGCAGTTTTCTTCATACTAAAGAGACACGGTACAGTGTGAATATGTCTTCTGTCATACCTGAAGAGAAATGGCGAAAAGGTTCCCAGGTATCTTCATTATCTCGCTTTTGATACGAACATTAGAGAATTGATTATCTTACTAAGATTTTTGAAGCCGGAGTTTCTTGGTTCCTTTGCAGTTCATGGGTATTTTAATCTCatccttgtttttttcttctaattacaGTGGATATCTGTGATCAGAAGTCATGCAGAGGTCATTGTTAATGATGATATCGTATTCCcagtttttaagaaattttgCAAGGTAAAGATCAGGCTTTATGTGGATTCAGTTTCGTTACTGCTTGCAATCGTTTTAATGTCAATATCGATTCCTTTTTGCTGAAGAAACAACAAATGATTTGGTGATTTCTCTTTCGATTTGCAGAGAGCTCCACCTTTAGGTTCCGAAGAGGCATGGTTGTTTTTTGTAAGTGATACTTCCACATTCGCATTTTTCATTGATTGTATATATGACACTTCTCTCCGTTGATATGCATCTTTCTTTCTCAATTGAACGGCTGATGTTTAAACCTGTGGCGTTTGATGTGAACTCAGAGACAGAACCGGCGCAACTGCATCCCTGATGAACACTATGTGCAAACATTGCTTACGGTAATCCTATCTTAGAAGCATCTCTTcagtttgttgtttcttttctccATCTAAAAACTTTCGTATTAATTACGTTATAtaccattttttatttatttccagATGCGTGGACTAGAGAGTGAAATGGAACGAAGAACACTGACATATACTGTATGGAACGTTTCGGGTTCAAAATATGAAACCCAAACTTGGCATCCCGTCACTTTCACATTTGAAAACTCTGGCCCTGGCCAAATAAAGGAAATAAAGGTATATTATTATATCTTGTTTGTGACAAGCATCACAAGTTCACAACCATAAAATCTATACTTTGAGTAAtcattaattctttttttttcttcctggAACAGAAAATAGACCATGTCTATTACGAGACTGAATCACGAACAGAATGGTGCAAGGCAGACTCAGAACCCGTCCCATGCTTTATCTTTGCAAGGAAATTCACTGAAGGAGCCGCAATGCGCCTTGTGAGGGAAGGACTAATAGGATCGTCTAAAAACATAACTTTATAAAGCGATATACTTAACTCAGCAACGGTGTAAGCAAGTGTTTTAGGTTACAAACTGAGAAATGGTTATCTTCTAGGACAAGCAACAGAGAGTTCACATAGATTAGGGAATAGCATTGATAACATCACTCGTGAGGTCAAGCAACTATTTTcgaattttgtttggtaacattTTCTATCAATATGCCTGAAGAAACGGGATTTGATCAACATCATGTTATACAACATATCATCATTCAACCAAACAATAAaacaacattttatttattcttcCTCGAAACTGGTTTTGCCGTTTAAATCACAGTTTTGGCTTTTGCAGAAGTTCACTTTTTCTTAGGATACTCTCTCGCCCCGAAGATGGTCGATCCGATTCTCACGTTTGTGCTTCCCAGTTCAATCTGCAAATcacaaaagttcaaaaaaacaaagaaaacctTTAACATTCTGAGCAGAACTCAGAGTTGGTGTTGCTCAGAAGACACTTACGGCTAACTCAAAGTCGCCGGACATCCCCATCGATAGCTCGCACTGCTCCTCCGGTATTCCAAGCTCCTCGCACACTTCACTTCTGCATTTCGCAAGCATCTaaacagaaacaaaagagaGCCTTGTTTTAGTGTTCCCATAATATTTACCAAACGTTTCTTAAGATTCAGTTCAGATTTATACAAACCTTGAAGTTCTCTGGGGTTGAGGTGTAATCAGCCATCCCTATCGTCATCAAACCAGAAAACTCAAGATTCGAGCAGGCTTCCTTCACGTGCTTTGCTAGTCCTACGCATCCCGAGGGTTCCACGCCGAATTTCGCTGCAAAGTATCAATGAGATGACCGTGTAAAGAAAATGTGGAAATGGAAAACATACGAGTTGGATGCAAGGAAAAAGTTTTGGGAGATTCTCAGATTCTTAACACTCTTCGCCACTGGTATTCACTTGGACCAAGACCTTCAGAGGCTTTCTTCCCATGTTTCCAACCACACGATCAAGCATATTCGCAATCTACAAAGCAAAAAcgtaataaaagaaaaaccaatTACTGTCACATCCACAGAAAAAGATTCAACAAAACATTTGACATCATTCTACAGATTCATTCCACTATCtacagtctttttttttcactaTCTACGGTATTGTTACCCAAAGATCCTGGATTTTGTATATATCCTTTAACACCTCGAAAGAAGGCTACAACAGTTAACAACTAATAAACTCTAGTCCTATTATAACACAAAACAAGAAAGAATAAATTACCTTCTCATCGTCCACACTTTCCACCATCACAAGATTAGGCACTCCAGCTGATCAGAGACAAGCAAACAATTAAGAACAGAACATATTAAAGACATAACTAATGTACCAACGACAAAACTTACTTAGCAAAGGCTTCACTTTGTTGCTCTGCAAGTTCCCAATGAAATGCCACTCTATATCTTCAGGAAGCTGAAATCTCAAATCgcaaaacaatacaaaaaagaTCAGACCTTTTCAATTCAAAGAATCAAACTTTCAAATTGATTCGAGAACCTGAGGAGCCTTCTCGATGATCTCTTGCACATAGTTCTCTCCGAACGACCTGTGCCCAGCGTCGTATACTTGACGGATCAGAGAAACTGGCTTCGTCTTGCTTACAGCCACGACCCGTATCCGATCCGACGCGCGACCCGCTTTCTCCGCCGCCTGGTTCACCCGCTGGAACACAGATCGTAAAGCCGCCACACCATCCATTGCTGCTGCCGCTGCTGACATAGCCGGTTCCGCCACGTGTCCTGACTGATCGTTCGTGGGCTTCTCTTCGTTTTCGAGATCGTTCATCTGAAGCTAATGCTTTTTTTAATCACACTCTCTGGTCACAGTTTTGTGGAAGAGAATGAAAGAGACGCACTATACGCTGCGTTTCGATGTGTGAAAATATTTCGCTGCAAGTGTAATCGAACCCGGGACGCTATTAGAAGCCATGCTCTACagtaattttacttttttgatCAAGCCATGCTCTacagtaattttatttttttgatcaagACATGCTCTACAgtgtaattttcttttgttgtcaAATTTTCAACACCAATcatgtttaaataatttttttttgttttgaaaaagtGTTTAAATAATTAAGTTCTCTTGATTGGTAAATGATAACTACCAAAAGATCTACtatatatttcaaagaaaaaactacgaaaagaaaaaacataacaaaaatacaaaattctttATCCCAAGCTTGTAATCTACACAAACTTaaggataaaaagaaaaagaaaacaaaaggaatgcaaagaagaaaagaaaagaagagtgTGATATCATGCTTTGCCTTaaaaaaacatgtttgaatGCTTTTAGAAGATTCTGTTCTCATTGCTTTGAACTCCACAAGTGACTGGAGCTTTGGCTCTCACTTTCCTCAAGTACCAAAAGATTCCACCCACAACGCCAATAGCTCCGGCCGATGAAACCGCCGTCACCGTTCCTAATTACGACAACAACTCACAAGTTGTAATAAGATGAGTAGAAAAATATCATATGGTACTAATAGTAATCTTGCTTAATTTACCTGCGACTGCTCCAATGCGTTTATGCTTTTCGAAGTTAGGATCTGCAAATTATCACAAAAAGATTCAATACATGTAGCAGTAGAATAATACAACGTAGGTTTTGGAAACTGAAATTCTAGTGTtagttacatatatttcaacaccATTACATATTGTTAATATGAGATTAgtattaatcaaaaataaatacaaacgAGGAATGTTTAAGAGACAAAAAAATTACGAAAAGATAAAAATTACCTTTACAGTAAGTAGTGACATTGCCTTGTTTGCAAAGACACAAGAACTCATGCGTCTTCGTATCAAATCCACAAACTCCACCACCTTTAGTCGTTTCTTGGCAAAGAAGGCACTTCATAGTAACCGGAAACTCGAAATCAACCCTAATCCCATACTCCGCAACCTGATCGTACGGCCCATTCCCCGCACCATTACTCCTCCAATACACACTCGTATACGTCGCGCAGTTCTGTAGCATCAGCCTAAGAGACTGAGTCGCTTTCGGGTAATACGAGCAACAAGAAACCCTAGACCCTAACACCGATCCACCACACTCAGGCAAATGCCTGCACAGGTAGCTCGAGCTATCGCACGACGAGTCGCATCTATCGGGAAACCTCTCGCAGTAGAGCGGTTTAGGCTCGACGATGACTTTCTCTGGATCACAGTTGAAGAACAAGTAGTCGTTTTGAAGGGAGACAGTGAAGTGTGTGCTTGAGTCGATGCTGAAAGATCTCGTTGGTCGAAAGTTGTCTCGATCTTGACAGCTCCACATGTATGGGTCCGAGAGAAGAAGGTGAGGATCAGAGTAGCTTATGGATTTAACAGGGTATTTACCGGATGGCGTTCTGAGTTGGAGTTTGGTGTTGTTGTCGGAGCAGATGAGCATGTGACGGTAATAAGGGCTTCCACAACCGTCGTCGATGGCGAAAGGGTAGTTTATTGGAATGTTGCCGCAAGAAGATCTGCAGAGATGTGATTGGGATGATGTTGGTGATGATTGAAGAAGGATGATTATGAGAATGGAGAAGAACATTGAGTAGGACTGAAGTGGAGACATTATTtagaatttgttttatttttggtttagggCAGATCTTTAATCAAGAGACTATAGTTTAATGGTGTGAAGTGTTGAGTAAGCTTGGAATGTCTTGTTATGGAGGTTAAGCATAAATTTTATCATGTGTCagtacttatttattttattttagatttctCTAATATTCAAATTAGCTCTGGGCAAAAAAGCCGGATctgaaaaaccgaaccgaaaccgaaccaaaatacCCAAAACTGAAACCGGACCAAAATCTCAAAATACCCgaatggtttatatatttttatattcgaAAAATCGGAACCGAACCGAGAATCGAATGGATatctaaatatccaaaaattaaGTTTAACCTCTCAGCTATAAAGTAAAATGTCATCAATACCATTCAAACCTGAATTAGATAGAAAGGGTGAGAACATTACTACCACAAGACTACATTATCTTTCATCTACTCTCttatactataaatatatatggtattttcatattaaaatatagtaaatacttataaaattgaCATCTTAGAAACTCGAACTTTGTTTGGATTGACGATTATGCAAGTATGTAACCAGTAGACCACTTATATTAACatgttaactaaaatattttatctatatatatttgattcacGTATTAAATCGATATCCGAAACCGATCCGAA
It includes:
- the LOC108820627 gene encoding glycosyltransferase BC10-like isoform X3 produces the protein MTRKSVSSRRGVVWLGWKLVIAFSVSLCLLALLRIQMQYRSPVTTTLSVAAGSRDDITLRDYYYSGDRRRPKVAFLFLARRDLPLDFLWDSFFKGVDEANFSVYVHSVPGFVFNEETTRSKFFYYRQLNNSIKVKWGESSMIAAERLLFASALEDHSNQRFVLLSDSFLHTKETRYSVNMSSVIPEEKWRKGSQWISVIRSHAEVIVNDDIVFPVFKKFCKRAPPLGSEEAWLFFRQNRRNCIPDEHYVQTLLTMRGLESEMERRTLTYTVWNVSGSKYETQTWHPVTFTFENSGPGQIKEIKKIDHVYYETESRTEWCKADSEPVPCFIFARKFTEGAAMRLVREGLIGSSKNITL
- the LOC108820627 gene encoding glycosyltransferase BC10-like isoform X1; translated protein: MTRKSVSSRRGVVWLGWKLVIAFSVSLCLLALLRIQMQYRSPVTTTLSVAAGSRDDITLRDYYYSGDRRRPKVAFLFLARRDLPLDFLWDSFFKGVDEANFSVYVHSVPGFVFNEETTRSKFFYYRQLNNSIKVKWGESSMIAAERLLFASALEDHSNQRFVLLSDRCAPLYDFDYIYRYVISSPRSFVDSFLHTKETRYSVNMSSVIPEEKWRKGSQWISVIRSHAEVIVNDDIVFPVFKKFCKRAPPLGSEEAWLFFRQNRRNCIPDEHYVQTLLTMRGLESEMERRTLTYTVWNVSGSKYETQTWHPVTFTFENSGPGQIKEIKKIDHVYYETESRTEWCKADSEPVPCFIFARKFTEGAAMRLVREGLIGSSKNITL
- the LOC108820627 gene encoding glycosyltransferase BC10-like isoform X2, with amino-acid sequence MTRKSVSSRRGVVWLGWKLVIAFSVSLCLLALLRIQMQYRSPVTTTLSVAAGSRDDITLRDYYYSGDRRRPKGVDEANFSVYVHSVPGFVFNEETTRSKFFYYRQLNNSIKVKWGESSMIAAERLLFASALEDHSNQRFVLLSDRCAPLYDFDYIYRYVISSPRSFVDSFLHTKETRYSVNMSSVIPEEKWRKGSQWISVIRSHAEVIVNDDIVFPVFKKFCKRAPPLGSEEAWLFFRQNRRNCIPDEHYVQTLLTMRGLESEMERRTLTYTVWNVSGSKYETQTWHPVTFTFENSGPGQIKEIKKIDHVYYETESRTEWCKADSEPVPCFIFARKFTEGAAMRLVREGLIGSSKNITL
- the LOC108834016 gene encoding uncharacterized protein LOC108834016, which codes for MNDLENEEKPTNDQSGHVAEPAMSAAAAAMDGVAALRSVFQRVNQAAEKAGRASDRIRVVAVSKTKPVSLIRQVYDAGHRSFGENYVQEIIEKAPQLPEDIEWHFIGNLQSNKVKPLLTGVPNLVMVESVDDEKIANMLDRVVGNMGRKPLKVLVQVNTSGEESKFGVEPSGCVGLAKHVKEACSNLEFSGLMTIGMADYTSTPENFKMLAKCRSEVCEELGIPEEQCELSMGMSGDFELAIELGSTNVRIGSTIFGAREYPKKK
- the LOC108834017 gene encoding uncharacterized protein LOC108834017 yields the protein MSPLQSYSMFFSILIIILLQSSPTSSQSHLCRSSCGNIPINYPFAIDDGCGSPYYRHMLICSDNNTKLQLRTPSGKYPVKSISYSDPHLLLSDPYMWSCQDRDNFRPTRSFSIDSSTHFTVSLQNDYLFFNCDPEKVIVEPKPLYCERFPDRCDSSCDSSSYLCRHLPECGGSVLGSRVSCCSYYPKATQSLRLMLQNCATYTSVYWRSNGAGNGPYDQVAEYGIRVDFEFPVTMKCLLCQETTKGGGVCGFDTKTHEFLCLCKQGNVTTYCKDPNFEKHKRIGAVAGTVTAVSSAGAIGVVGGIFWYLRKVRAKAPVTCGVQSNENRIF